TCGACCAGGGTCTCGTCACCGGGCACGATCAGGGCCGTGCCAATCGCAGCGCCATCCTTGGCCACCGCGGATCGCGCGAGCTTGGCGGCGATATTGCCGTCCAGCCTGACGGTCTCGGCGAACACCAGCCTGCCGCCACGCCGCAGCCGCCAGCGGTCGACGAACTCGCATTGCTTCATTCGCTCGCCCATGGCGGTGCGGCCGAACACGACGATCTCACAAAGCAGGAGCGAGGCCGTCTCGTCGAGCGCGATGTCGAAGCGGCGGTGAACCCGGGCGCGATCGAACAGGATCGTCTCCTGAGGCAGCCAGGACAGATGCGCGCCCGCGGCGACCTCTAGGGCAATCCCGAGCTGCGCCGCCGCCCCGGGCGCGCGATAGACCTTCTCGGCCGCCGCCGTGGTCAATGTCAGGCGCGAGCGCTCGCCCGCTGCGATCTCGATATCGAAATTGTCTCCGCCGGCAACGCCGCCTGCCGTGTTGACGAACACGCCGGAGAGCCCATCGCCTTCGGGCGAGGGAAAGCGTACGCGCAAGGAGCCCGACTCGTGCAAGGCCCCGCGCCGCGTCACGCCGTCGCGCGCGTGGACGTCGAAGCGCACCGCGCCGCGGGCGCGGTTGGCTTCGAACACCGAAGATATCGCTGAAACGTCGCTGCGCATCCGCCTCCCCAGCCGGTCGCGGCAGAATGGCCTACAGCGCCATCTGGCGGCTGATTTCGCTCGGGTCGAGATTGGAACGGTCGCAGGTGAACTTCACCGCGCCGCGATCCATCACGGCAAAACTGTCGCCGAGTTCACAGGCAAAGTCGAGATATTGTTCGACCAGCACGATGGCGATGTTACCGAGGTTGCGCAGGTAAGAGATGGCCCGACCGATGTCCTTGATAATCGAGGGCTGGATGCCCTCGGTCGGCTCGTCGAGCAGGAGCAGCTTCGGCCGCATCACCAGTGCGCGCCCGATCGCGAGCTGCTGCTGCTGGCCGCCGGAGAGGTCGCCGCCGCGACGACCCAGCATGGATTGCAGCACCGGAAACAGCGAGAACACGTCGTCCGGAATATGCCTGTCCTCGCGCTTGAGGGGGCCGAAGCCGGTCTTGAGGTTCTCCTCGACCGTCAGCAACGGAAATATCTCGCGGCCCTGCGGCACGAAGCCGATGCCCTTGCGCGCCCGCTCGTAGGGCTTCAGGCCGGTGATGTCGTTGCCGTCGAGCACGATCGCGCCCGAGGAGATCGGATATTGGCCGACCATGGCGCGGAGCAGCGAGGTCTTGCCGACGCCGTTGCGCCCGAGCACGCAGGTGACCTTGCCGGGCTCGGCGGCGATCGAGACGCCGCGCAGCGCTTGGGCAGCACCATAGTAGAGATTGATATCTTTCACATCCAGCATCTTCGGTGCCTCTTGGCGAGTAGCGAGTGGCGAGTAGCGAATGGAGATGACAGAGTCACCTTTCCCTATTCGCTACTCTCTATTCGCCGTTCGCGCTTCCCAGCTATCTACCCAAATACACTTCAATGACCCGCTCGTTGGACGAGACCTGGTCGATAGTGCCCTCCGCAAGCACGGTGCCTTCGTGCAGGCAGGTGACCTTGACGCCGAGCTCGCGCACGAACGTCATGTCGTGTTCGACCACCATCACGGTGTGGGTCTTGTTGATCTCTTTCAGCAGCTCGGCGGTGAGATGCGTCTCGACGTCGGTCATCCCTGCGACGGGCTCATCCACAAGCAGCAGTTTTGGGTCCTGCGCCAGCAGCATGCCGATCTCGAGCCACTGCTTCTGGCCGTGGCTGAGGCTGCCGGCAAGACGGTTGCGAGCGTCGGTGAGGCGGATCGTCTCCAGCACCTTGTCGATGCGCTCAGACTCCGCCTTGCTGCCGCGCCAGAACAGCGTGCCGCGGACCGAGTGATCGACATTGAGCGCGAGCAGGAGGTTGTCCTGCACGGTCTGGCTCTCGAACACGGTCGGCTTCTGGAATTTGCGGCCGATGCCGAGCTCGGCGATGCGGGTTTCGTCGAGTCGCGTCAGATCAGTGACGCCGTCGAACAGCACGGTGCCATCGTCCGGCTTGGTCTTGCCGGTGATGATATCCATCATCGTGGTCTTGCCGGCGCCGTTCGGGCCGATGATGGCGCGCATCTCGCCGGGCTCGAGCGTCAGCGACAGGTTGTTGATGGCGTGGAAGCCGTCGAACGAGACGTGCACGCCGTCGAGATAGAGCATTGCGGACGTCGCGCGGGTATCCATGACGTTCATGACCGCTACTCCGCCATCTTCGGTTCGGTGATGCCGTCTTCGGCCGCGGCGCTCACTGAGGTCGCGGCGCGCTTTTCCTTCGACTGATCCCACCAGGCATTGAAAGTGCCGACGATTCCCTTCGGCAGTAGCAGCGTCACCAGGATGAACAGTGCGCCGAGCATGAACAGCCAGTACGGCGCGAGCATGCCCGAGGTGAAGAACGTCTTGGCGTAGTTGACCACGACAGCGCCGAGCGCGGCGCCGACCAGCGTGCCGCGGCCGCCGACCGCGACCCAGATCACGGCCTCGATCGAATTTCCCGGCGCGAATTCGGATGGGTTGATGATGCCGACCTGCGGCACGTAGAGCGCGCCCGCGACGCCGGCCATGCACGCCGACAGCGTGAACACGAACAGCTTGTAGGATTCGACGCGGTAACCGAGGAACCGGCTGCGCGATTCCGCGTCGCGGATCGCGATCAGCACCTTGCCGAGCTTGGAGGACACCACGGAGCGGCAGATCAGGAAGCTCGCGATCAGCGCCAGGCAACTTAGCGCGAACAGCGCCGCGCGGGTTCCTTCCGCCTGGACGTTGAAGCCCAAAATGTCCTTGAAATCGGTCAGGCCGTTGTTGCCGCCAAAGCCAAAATCGTTACGGAAGAAGGCGAGCAGCAGGGCATAGGTCATCGCCTGCGTGATGATCGACAGGTACACGCCGGTGACGCGGGAGCGGAAGGCGAGCCAGCCGAAGCAGAACGCGAGCAGCCCCGGCACGACCAGCACCATCAGGGCCGCGAACCAGAACATGTCGAAGCCGTACCAGTACCAGGGCAGCTTCGAATAGTTCAGGAACACCATGAAGTCGGGCAGGATCGGATTGCCGTAGACGCCGCGGGTGCCGATCTGCCGCATCAGGTACATGCCCATGGCGTAGCCGCCGAGCGCGAAGAACGCGCCGTGACCGAGCGAGAGGATGCCGCAATAGCCCCAGATCAAATCGATCGAAAGCGCCAGGATGGCGTAGCAGACATATTTGCCCCAGAGCGCGACGAGATAGGTCGGCACTTGCAGGAACGAACCCGCGGGCAACAGCAGATTGGAGAGCGGGATGAGGATGCCGCAGGCCGCGACGACGGCAAGGAAGATCGTCGCGCCGCGGTCCAGCGATCGCGTCAGCATGTGAGGGGTCATGCTTCCACCGCACGGCCCTTGAGCGCGAACAGGCCGCGCGGCCGCTTTTGAATGAACAGGATGATGAGAACCAGGATGGCGATCTTGCCGAGCACGGCGCCGGCGACCGGCTCCAGGAACTTGTTGGCGATGCCGAGCGTAAAGGCGCCAACGAGAGTGCCCCAAAGGTTGCCCACACCGCCGAACACCACGACCATGAAGCTGTCGATGATGTAGCTCTGGCCGAGATTGGGGCTGACATTGTCGATCTGCGACAGCGCGACGCCGGCGATGCCGGCAATGCCCGAACCGAGTCCGAAGGTCAGCGCATCGACGCGCGAAGTGGCGATGCCCATCGAGGCTGCCATGCGGCGGTTCTGCGTCACCGCACGCATCTCGAGGCCCAGCGCGGTGTAGCGCAGCATTGCGAGCAGGATCGCGAACAATGCGAGCGTGAAGCAGAGAATCCAGAGCCGGTTGTAGGTGATGGTGATCTGGCCGAGCTCGAAGGCGCCGCTCATCCAGGAGGGGTTGCCGACCTCGCGGTTGGTCGGGCCGAACATGGTGCGCACCGCCTGTTGCAACACCAGCGACAGGCCCCAGGTCGCGAGCAGCGTCTCCAGCGGACGGCCGTAGAGGAAGCGGATGATGCTGCGCTCGATCAGCACGCCGATGGCGCCGGCGACGAGGAAGGCGAGCGGCACGGCAATCAGGAGCGAATAGTCGAACAGGCCGGGATAGCGGGTGCGTATCACCTCCTGCACCACGAAGGTGGTGTAGGCCCCGATCATCACCATCTCGCCATGGGCCATGTTGATGACGCCCATCACGCCGAAGGTGATGGCGAGCCCGATCGCGGCGAGCAGCAACACCGAGCCGAGCGAGAGGCCGTACCAGGCATTCTGCACGGTGGACCAGACCGCAAGCGAGCTCTGGATCGAGCTGATCGCGCTCGCGGCCGCCTTGGTCACCGAGGCCGGCTGGTCGCCCATGCCGGTGAGCAGCGCCAGCGCCTCCTGATCGCCGCGCGCCTTGAGCGTGGCGACCGCCTCCAGCTTCTCGACCTCGGTTGCGTCCGACTTGAACAGCAGGATCGCCGCGCGGGCCTCGCCGAGCGCGGACTTGACGGATCTGTTGCTTTCCTTGGTGAGCGCGGCATCGACCGCCTCGAGCGCGGTCTCCTCATGCGACTTGAAGACTGACTGCGCGGCCTGGAGGCGCGTCGACAGATCGGGCGATTGGAGAGTTAGGCTGCCGAGCGCGGCGTCCACGCTGCGACGCAGGCGGTTGTTGAGGCGGACCGCGCTGGCGCTGTCGGGAACGCTGGCCACGGGCTGTCCGGTCGCAGCATCGATCGACTTGCCGTCAGCGCCGATGACATAAACCTTCTTGCTATCGAGGTCAGCCATGAGACGGCCGTCCTGGAGCGCGCTGATGATCGGGAAGGCCAGGGGATTGCCGCTGCCCGCAACCGCGCCGATCGCCTCTTCCGTATCGGAAAAATCGTCATTGGCGAACTTGGCGACCGCATCCTCGAACGGACCGGCGAAAGCCGGCAGCGCGAACGCGATCAGGAACAACGAGAGGACAAACGAACGGAGACGGGCGGACAAATGGGCTGGCACTGTGATTGATCCCGGCAGAAATGGGTGGAGAAGGCGGCGGGATCGCCGCCCTCTCCGATCGTGCAATGGAGCGTCAGATCGGGGTCAGGAGCCCGAACCGAGGCACTTGTCGGTCTTGGTGTTGAAGTTGCCGCACTTCTTGCCGACCCAGTCGCCGATCAGGTCCTTGGAACCGTCGAGCTCCTTCGACCAGGCATCGCCCGCGACGAGGCCCGGGGTCTTCCAGACCACGTCGAACTGGCCGTTGCCCTTGATCTCGCCGATGAACACCGGCTTGGTGATGTGGTGGTTCGGCAGCATCTTCGACACGCCGCCGGTCAGGTTCGGCGCCTCGATGCCGGGGAGCGCATCGATCACCTTGTCCGGATCGGTCGACTTCACCTTCTCGACCGCCTTAACCCACATGTTGAAGCCGATCACATGCGCTTCCATCGGGTCGTTGGTCACGCGCTTCGGATTCTTGGTGTAGGCCTGCCAGTCCTTGATGAACTTCTCGTTCGAGCCGTCCTTGGTCTTGATCGACTCGAAGTAGTTCCAGGCGGCGAGATGACCGACCAGCGGCTTGGTATCGATGCCGGCGAGCTCTTCCTCACCCACCGAGAACGCGACCACCGGGATGTCCTTGGCCTTGATGCCCTGGTTGCCGAGCTCCTTGTAGAAGGGAACGTTGGCGTCGCCGTTGATGGTCGAGACCACCGCGGTCTTCTTGCCGGCCGAGCCGAACTTCTTGATGTCGGCCACGATCGTCTGCCAGTCGGAATGACCGAACGGCGTGTAGTTGATCATGATGTCTTCCTGGGCGACACCCTTGGACTTCAGATAGGCTTCCAGGATCTTGTTGGTGGTGCGCGGATAGACGTAGTCGGTGCCCGCGAGCACCCAGCGCTTCACCTTCTCTTCCTTCATCAGATAGTCGACGGCGGGGATCGCCTGCTGGTTCGGCGCAGCACCCGTGTAGAACACGTTGCGCTCGCTCTCCTCGCCCTCGTACTGCACGGGGTAGAACAGGATGTTGTTCAGCTCCTTGAAGACCGGGAGCACCGACTTGCGCGACACCGAGGTCCAGCAGCCGAACACGACCGAGACCTTGTCCTTGGTGATCAGCTCGCGCGCCTTCTCGGCGAACAGCGGCCAGTTCGAAGCGGGGTCGACGACGACGGCCTCGAGCTTCTTGCCGAGCACGCCGCCCTTCTTGTTCTGCTCGTCGATCAGGAAGAGGATGGTGTCCTTCAGCGTGGTTTCGCTGATGGCCATGGTGCCCGACAGGGAGTGAAGCACGCCGACCTTGATGGTGTCGTCCGCAGCCTTGGCGCCGGTCAATGAAGCCAGACCGAACATCAGTCCGGCGGTCGCGGCGAGCACGCCGCGGCGGCTAAATGACGCCGCTCTATCGCGAGTAGATTTGCTAAGCATGAGTGTATCATCTCCCTGACGCAGACGTGAAAACGCTGCGAAACGGCCCCACGGCCGCCTGCGATTAACGGATTCGCAAGAACCATGCCATGGACTGATCATCGATCAAGCCATTGATTTAACTTGTAAAATTGACGCGATTCCAAGTTTCGCCGCAGTTCATCCGCCTAAAACCTGAGCAAAGGAAATGGATGCGAAAGCGGCAGGCAGTCTATTTTATGTGCATCACGCCGATTCTGGCTAAATTTCCGGCATAACTATTTCTGCACTGCAACTGCCGTTTGAGGCACGCTTGCCTTGAAAGCGCCCCGGCAATGTTCCATATGAGTGGCTGAGACCTCTTGCGAATCAAGGGGTCGTAGCGAGCCGCGTGTTCTTAAGCCCCTACGGGCCTCTGGCTTGCCCCATATCTCCCAAGCCATCCGACACCCCAAGCACGCAGGTGTCTTCTCGACACCCTTTTGCGCGCGCCGCGCCTTATGCGCCGGGCGCCCGCTTTTGACATGGAAAGAACCCTCTTTTGACTTCGTTTCAGGACTTCGGCCTCGCCGAACCCATCGCACGCGCTCTTCGCGAAGAGAATTACGTCACCCCCACCCCGATCCAGGCCCAGACCATCCCGCTGGCGCTGACAGGCCGCGACGTCGTCGGCATCGCCCAGACCGGCACCGGCAAGACCGCGTCCTTCGCGCTGCCGATCCTGCATCGCCTGCTCGAGAGCCGCATCAAGCCCCAGCCCAAGACCGCCCGCGTCCTGGTGCTGTCGCCCACCCGCGAGCTGTCCGGTCAGATCCTCG
This genomic stretch from Bradyrhizobium sp. CCGB12 harbors:
- a CDS encoding urease accessory protein UreD — protein: MRSDVSAISSVFEANRARGAVRFDVHARDGVTRRGALHESGSLRVRFPSPEGDGLSGVFVNTAGGVAGGDNFDIEIAAGERSRLTLTTAAAEKVYRAPGAAAQLGIALEVAAGAHLSWLPQETILFDRARVHRRFDIALDETASLLLCEIVVFGRTAMGERMKQCEFVDRWRLRRGGRLVFAETVRLDGNIAAKLARSAVAKDGAAIGTALIVPGDETLVERVREASESFAGEVGISAWNGFAMARFCAQDAARLRADMMAVLARTGAALPRLWLN
- the urtE gene encoding urea ABC transporter ATP-binding subunit UrtE — encoded protein: MLDVKDINLYYGAAQALRGVSIAAEPGKVTCVLGRNGVGKTSLLRAMVGQYPISSGAIVLDGNDITGLKPYERARKGIGFVPQGREIFPLLTVEENLKTGFGPLKREDRHIPDDVFSLFPVLQSMLGRRGGDLSGGQQQQLAIGRALVMRPKLLLLDEPTEGIQPSIIKDIGRAISYLRNLGNIAIVLVEQYLDFACELGDSFAVMDRGAVKFTCDRSNLDPSEISRQMAL
- the urtD gene encoding urea ABC transporter ATP-binding protein UrtD, translating into MNVMDTRATSAMLYLDGVHVSFDGFHAINNLSLTLEPGEMRAIIGPNGAGKTTMMDIITGKTKPDDGTVLFDGVTDLTRLDETRIAELGIGRKFQKPTVFESQTVQDNLLLALNVDHSVRGTLFWRGSKAESERIDKVLETIRLTDARNRLAGSLSHGQKQWLEIGMLLAQDPKLLLVDEPVAGMTDVETHLTAELLKEINKTHTVMVVEHDMTFVRELGVKVTCLHEGTVLAEGTIDQVSSNERVIEVYLGR
- the urtC gene encoding urea ABC transporter permease subunit UrtC, with the translated sequence MTPHMLTRSLDRGATIFLAVVAACGILIPLSNLLLPAGSFLQVPTYLVALWGKYVCYAILALSIDLIWGYCGILSLGHGAFFALGGYAMGMYLMRQIGTRGVYGNPILPDFMVFLNYSKLPWYWYGFDMFWFAALMVLVVPGLLAFCFGWLAFRSRVTGVYLSIITQAMTYALLLAFFRNDFGFGGNNGLTDFKDILGFNVQAEGTRAALFALSCLALIASFLICRSVVSSKLGKVLIAIRDAESRSRFLGYRVESYKLFVFTLSACMAGVAGALYVPQVGIINPSEFAPGNSIEAVIWVAVGGRGTLVGAALGAVVVNYAKTFFTSGMLAPYWLFMLGALFILVTLLLPKGIVGTFNAWWDQSKEKRAATSVSAAAEDGITEPKMAE
- the urtB gene encoding urea ABC transporter permease subunit UrtB, with the protein product MPAHLSARLRSFVLSLFLIAFALPAFAGPFEDAVAKFANDDFSDTEEAIGAVAGSGNPLAFPIISALQDGRLMADLDSKKVYVIGADGKSIDAATGQPVASVPDSASAVRLNNRLRRSVDAALGSLTLQSPDLSTRLQAAQSVFKSHEETALEAVDAALTKESNRSVKSALGEARAAILLFKSDATEVEKLEAVATLKARGDQEALALLTGMGDQPASVTKAAASAISSIQSSLAVWSTVQNAWYGLSLGSVLLLAAIGLAITFGVMGVINMAHGEMVMIGAYTTFVVQEVIRTRYPGLFDYSLLIAVPLAFLVAGAIGVLIERSIIRFLYGRPLETLLATWGLSLVLQQAVRTMFGPTNREVGNPSWMSGAFELGQITITYNRLWILCFTLALFAILLAMLRYTALGLEMRAVTQNRRMAASMGIATSRVDALTFGLGSGIAGIAGVALSQIDNVSPNLGQSYIIDSFMVVVFGGVGNLWGTLVGAFTLGIANKFLEPVAGAVLGKIAILVLIILFIQKRPRGLFALKGRAVEA
- the urtA gene encoding urea ABC transporter substrate-binding protein, which gives rise to MLSKSTRDRAASFSRRGVLAATAGLMFGLASLTGAKAADDTIKVGVLHSLSGTMAISETTLKDTILFLIDEQNKKGGVLGKKLEAVVVDPASNWPLFAEKARELITKDKVSVVFGCWTSVSRKSVLPVFKELNNILFYPVQYEGEESERNVFYTGAAPNQQAIPAVDYLMKEEKVKRWVLAGTDYVYPRTTNKILEAYLKSKGVAQEDIMINYTPFGHSDWQTIVADIKKFGSAGKKTAVVSTINGDANVPFYKELGNQGIKAKDIPVVAFSVGEEELAGIDTKPLVGHLAAWNYFESIKTKDGSNEKFIKDWQAYTKNPKRVTNDPMEAHVIGFNMWVKAVEKVKSTDPDKVIDALPGIEAPNLTGGVSKMLPNHHITKPVFIGEIKGNGQFDVVWKTPGLVAGDAWSKELDGSKDLIGDWVGKKCGNFNTKTDKCLGSGS